Proteins from one Streptomyces sp. NBC_00390 genomic window:
- a CDS encoding sensor histidine kinase encodes MPDVTSLADRFDRTKRWLRAHPLAFDAGLAVAVLICMVAGSFADPGGPHGPTFGTRTPEVRSALLMLVAAGALVFRRRDPMAVLMVTGAVSVVELVAGDPAAPVAMSAVIALYTVASRTDRPTTWRVGLLTMGGLTGAAMFYGSAPWYSQENLGVFAWTGMAAAAGDAVRSRRAFVDAIRERAERAERTREEEARRRVAEERLRIARDLHDVVAHHIALVNVQAGVAAHVMDKRPDQAKEALAHVREASRSALNELRATVGLLRQSGDPEAPTEPAPGLAVLDELVTTFRQAGLPVDVARADDGVTPAAAVDLAAYRIIQEALTNVQKHAGPDAKAEVSVVRVGASLEITVLDNGAGPGSPEAPGGGHGLLGMRERVTALGGRVNAGPRYGGGWRVQAILPIKTRTGEDA; translated from the coding sequence TTGCCCGACGTGACCTCACTCGCCGACCGGTTCGACCGCACCAAGCGCTGGCTCCGCGCGCATCCGCTCGCGTTCGACGCCGGGCTGGCCGTGGCCGTACTGATCTGCATGGTCGCCGGCTCCTTCGCCGATCCGGGCGGGCCGCACGGGCCCACCTTCGGGACCCGTACCCCCGAGGTGCGCAGCGCTCTGCTGATGCTGGTCGCCGCCGGCGCGCTCGTCTTCCGGCGGCGCGACCCGATGGCCGTGCTCATGGTCACCGGCGCGGTCTCGGTGGTCGAGCTGGTGGCCGGTGATCCCGCGGCACCTGTCGCGATGAGCGCGGTGATCGCGCTGTACACCGTCGCCTCCCGCACCGACCGGCCCACCACCTGGCGGGTCGGCCTGCTGACCATGGGCGGGCTGACCGGCGCCGCGATGTTCTACGGGTCGGCGCCCTGGTACTCCCAGGAGAACCTGGGCGTCTTCGCGTGGACGGGCATGGCGGCCGCCGCCGGTGACGCCGTGCGCAGCCGGCGCGCCTTCGTCGACGCCATACGCGAGCGGGCCGAGCGGGCCGAGCGCACCCGCGAGGAGGAGGCCCGGCGCCGGGTCGCCGAGGAGCGGCTGCGGATCGCCCGCGACCTCCATGACGTGGTCGCCCACCACATCGCCCTGGTCAATGTGCAGGCAGGCGTCGCCGCCCATGTCATGGACAAGCGGCCCGACCAGGCCAAGGAGGCTCTGGCGCATGTCCGGGAGGCGAGCCGGTCGGCGTTGAACGAACTGCGTGCGACGGTGGGTCTGCTGCGTCAGTCCGGCGACCCCGAGGCCCCGACCGAGCCCGCCCCCGGCCTCGCCGTCCTCGACGAGCTGGTGACCACCTTCCGGCAGGCCGGTCTGCCGGTCGACGTCGCGCGAGCCGACGACGGCGTCACCCCGGCCGCGGCCGTCGACCTCGCCGCGTACCGGATCATCCAGGAGGCGCTGACCAATGTGCAGAAACACGCGGGCCCGGACGCCAAGGCGGAGGTGAGCGTGGTGCGGGTGGGCGCGAGCCTGGAGATCACCGTGCTGGACAACGGCGCCGGGCCCGGGAGCCCCGAGGCGCCCGGCGGCGGCCACGGACTGCTGGGCATGCGTGAGAGGGTCACCGCGCTCGGCGGCAGGGTGAACGCCGGGCCCCGGTACGGGGGCGGCTGGCGCGTCCAGGCGATACTGCCGATCAAGACCCGTACGGGGGAGG